tcttgaactcctgacctcgtgatccacctgcctcgacctcccaactCACTCTTGATCACATCTGttcctttttttgagattgagtctcctgtcacctaggctggagtgcagtggcatgatctcggctcactgcaacctctgcctcccaggttcaagtgattctcttgcctcagcttcctgagtagctgggattacaggtgcgcaccaccacacctggctaattttttatattttttttagtggagatggggtttcactatgttggccaggttgttcttgaccatctgacctcaggtgatctacccgtctcagcctcccgaagtgctgggattataggtatgagccacagcacccagctatATCTGTTTCTTTctaggtttattattattattattattgagatggggtcttgctctatcacccaggctggggtgcagtgatgggatcacaGCTAaatgtagcctccaactcctggcctcaagtgatccccccacttcagcctcctgagtaactggggctacaggtgagTCACCGCGACcagacgattttttttttttttttttgtaattaaccGGCACTTTTACTTGTCGATTGTCGGTCCTGCCCACCAGATGGCGATCTAGAGCACAGCTCGTAGCTATTTCATTCACCGCTGGGTCTCCGGTGGCTGGCCCAGAAGCAGCACTCAATAAAGGCTGTTTGAAATGGATGTCTTTATTTACAGAACTAAGAGTCAAGCTCTAGACAGTATGACAAGCCTCCTGGTAGGAGGGACTACCCACAGCAATGTGTCCATCCAGCCACCACCAGCCTCACTTCCAGCAGATGATAATGTTGGGGTCATTTTCAAGCCGCTCATCCAGctcatggtagctcatgcctgggtggggtggtggaggAGAGGTCAGTGGCCTTGGCCTGGCCACCCTACCCTGACCCCACCCTGACTGCCCGCCTGCCTCCACCTGTCTTGCAGCAGATCTCGTCATAGCTGTGGCAGCCTGTATaaagccgggcagggtggctctgCTCTTCCCGAGACACCCGCACAGGATACTTCTGTAGTCGCCTGATGAGGTTCTTCATAAGCCCGAACTGGATCAGCTTCCTAGGGTGAGGATCAGAGGACAGAGGGGTGACGCCCTGGCCAGGCCTTCTCTCAGGCAGGCGAACCCTTTCCTGTAGTGTCCCTTCAATTTTGTCTTTGTAGCCCACCATCTCCAGGAAGCCTGCTTGGATTGGCAGTGCCCCATGACCCAGGGCTCCTGAGAGACATAAAGGGTCTAGCTTTCCTCAGGTAACTCCCAAATGCCCCAGCGAATTCTCCTCTGACCGTTCATCAACGTGCTGCAGCTGCTGGGGGTGGCGGCCAATGAGGTCTCGCACAGTAGTGCCAGGGCTCAGGCTGCAGTATAGCTGGAACACATCCCGGAGACTGGCCCTCTTGTGCCCTGTGGGTGCCAGGGATCAGTTCACCATGTGGCCCTGCCCTCCCCAAGATGGCTTCCCCCAGAGCCCACCACTACCTTGCTTGGTCACGTAGGATAGACATGCCTCCTGCAGGGACTTGTCATCTACCAGGTCCTGGACCTTGGGCGTTGGGCAGTATACATTGGAGTACTAGAGGGTAGCAGAAGGCATAGGGGCCTGAGTGAGGGGCTTGGGAAGGTGACACAGCCCTGGTCTGGTCCAGTCACATGGTCCACTCTCCACTTAACCAAACCCAACTCACCTACCTGGAGGATGGACACCAGTGTCACAACGCCATAGTACCTGAGAGAGAGAGTTGTGCTCAGCTTCTGAGGACCATGCCTTCCCAACCCTCACACCCAGGGCCCCTGAGCTCTTCCCTGGCTGGTGACCTTGTACCGGGTATGACTGTAGGCCCACTCACAGCAGGTTCTGGATAGCAATGCGCACCAGGTTGAGCTCCACGTCTGCCTCTGCTGAAATCTTCTGGACGTGGCGGAACCCATCAATGTAGGGCAGGATCTGGGCAGAGCAGGACAAGGTCAGAGGAACAGGATGAGGCCAGCGCTGTGGCCAGCCCCAGGTGATGATACCCAGGGAGGGATGGCATACTTGTTGTGTAGTGAGGTCCCACTGTGAGTTGAAGAAATCCTCCTTGTCTTTGGTAAAGACAGGTACATCATACTCCTGGGCCACCGGAGGGTCTGGCCGCTGCTCA
Above is a window of Macaca thibetana thibetana isolate TM-01 chromosome 2, ASM2454274v1, whole genome shotgun sequence DNA encoding:
- the NPRL2 gene encoding GATOR complex protein NPRL2 isoform X1 — translated: MGSGCRIECIFFSEFHPTLGPKITYQVPEDFISRELFDTVQVYIITKPELQNKLITVTAMEKKLIGCPVCIEHKKYSRNALLFNLGFVCDAQAKTCALEPIVKKLAGYLTTLELESSFVSTEESKQKLVPIMTILLEELNASGRCTLPIDESNTIHLKVIEQRPDPPVAQEYDVPVFTKDKEDFFNSQWDLTTQQILPYIDGFRHVQKISAEADVELNLVRIAIQNLLYYGVVTLVSILQYSNVYCPTPKVQDLVDDKSLQEACLSYVTKQGHKRASLRDVFQLYCSLSPGTTVRDLIGRHPQQLQHVDERKLIQFGLMKNLIRRLQKYPVRVSREEQSHPARLYTGCHSYDEICCKTGMSYHELDERLENDPNIIICWK
- the NPRL2 gene encoding GATOR complex protein NPRL2 isoform X2, whose amino-acid sequence is MEKKLIGCPVCIEHKKYSRNALLFNLGFVCDAQAKTCALEPIVKKLAGYLTTLELESSFVSTEESKQKLVPIMTILLEELNASGRCTLPIDESNTIHLKVIEQRPDPPVAQEYDVPVFTKDKEDFFNSQWDLTTQQILPYIDGFRHVQKISAEADVELNLVRIAIQNLLYYGVVTLVSILQYSNVYCPTPKVQDLVDDKSLQEACLSYVTKQGHKRASLRDVFQLYCSLSPGTTVRDLIGRHPQQLQHVDERKLIQFGLMKNLIRRLQKYPVRVSREEQSHPARLYTGCHSYDEICCKTGMSYHELDERLENDPNIIICWK